A window of Fundulus heteroclitus isolate FHET01 chromosome 15, MU-UCD_Fhet_4.1, whole genome shotgun sequence contains these coding sequences:
- the LOC118566150 gene encoding zona pellucida sperm-binding protein 2-like, whose amino-acid sequence MFACLPLHCIMRKPERIWLWSLMAAVFALGQAWPNAMLGSQPSSGLKTDCVANVMRLTLDEALAVGNQLEVEAINGTQYILLTPSLAAQCGYSMESDPWGNTRIYTSLLGCFINNKDDMMFSVGLKLKIYRHNPSDVVSHDVAQACSYTRWAPREILCDRNYMEVSMYMAPQAETKGQKEEDSQVNAITDAFEAVNGIWKITFFTPEPMSMVLQEAQQAGYSAMTTSTRLVMRSPYNTAETYSEDVAGVPMEVLRVSIHNKAQDGLKVFNLAAACPTGGVLFTGDLISWHVPRRVTPLLDGSIRLVETIMGINGQRLDKAQMAARGYSLSTTDFHIVVEIPIGSPDGYYKSHAPDYQYHITYTVEPMLEVLWRADQNKDDTRYKILFPITTPPMSRPTHTEDRTVPEAREFSLYVGSFLYDVELRNITFATGVLTVEESNARGFTVQQHLLANGTLVFSLKVPFDTDVVAKHNPEVLVTTYSLNVVFGFVILPEETPFSHPVALQASLQDVVLPELSGTCDQDYFYITVKYGSQGHNANTMVGGLDLTPELAEDYKFKNNATHFSIDVPYAATGSAFELITTNSVRARLDVLVWDPVTNWILSDLFLACYFPLLTTRCYPNGTITALAVKVESVPNLDPSWLTLKDQSCRPVFSNDHFAQFIFSADSCGTTRSFFDHYMLYENEIGLHYGEKGISHKSPDPEYKQTISCYYVVNDTQTISFHTKSRLYEPKAEIGSGQMITQMRLATDSSYEHFYDAEDYPVEKYLREPLHFEVELVQSNDPHLELILDNCWATLQEDRTSLPSWAIIVDGCAYLGDSYATVFHPVSVDTRVSVPSHYKRFSMKMFAFIQEEQVLKHEVYVHCDLVICDKTSPAEGICQGQCANQALRGTSRKMKRGQRSTTPSHEEHISSGPIVLNNFQ is encoded by the exons ATGTTTGCCTGCCTGCCTTTGCACTGCATCATGCGGAAACCAGAGAGGAT TTGGCTCTGGAGCTTAATGGCTGCAGTCTTTGCCTTGGGTCAAGCATGGCCAAATGCGATGCTGGGTTCTCAGCCAA GCAGTGGTTTAAAGACAGACTGTGTTGCTAATGTGATGAGGCTGACCCTGGATGAGGCTCTGGCAGTGGGGAACCAGCTTGAAGTAGAAGCAATCA ATGGCACCCAGTACATCTTGCTGACACCCAGTCTAGCTGCTCAGTGTGGCTACAGCATGGAGTCAGACCCCTGGGGTAACACTAGGATCTACACCTCTCTACTTGGTTGCTTTATAAACAATAAG GATGACATGATGTTCAGTGTTGGTCTGAAACTCAAAATCTACCGCCATAATCCTTCTGATGTGGTTAGCCATGATGTGGCGCAGGCCTGCAGCTACACTCGCTGGGCACCCCGAGAGATCCTCTGCGACAGGAACTACATGGAA GTATCAATGTACATGGCTCCCCAAGCTGAAACAAAGGGTCAAAAGGAAGAGGATTCCCAAGTCAACGCAATCACTGAT GCCTTTGAGGCAGTGAATGGCATCTGGAAGATTACCTTTTTCACTCCTGAACCCATGTCAATGGTCTTGCAAGAAGCCCAACAAGCTGGTTACAGTGCCATGACCACATCTACCCGTCTGGTTATGCGAAGTCCTTACAACACAGCCGAGACTTATTCAGAGGAT GTTGCTGGAGTCCCCATGGAAGTATTGAGGGTGAGCATCCACAACAAGGCTCAAGATGGACTGAAGGTCTTCAACTTGGCAGCTGCTTGTCCCACAG GTGGTGTCCTGTTCACTGGGGACCTAATCTCTTGGCACGTACCTCGTCGTGTGACTCCTCTGTTGGATGGCAGCATTAGACTTGTAGAAACGATCATGGGAATCAATGGACAGAGGCTGGATAAAGCTCAGATGGCTGCAAGGGGGTACTCTCTGTCTACTACAGACTTCCACATTGTTGTGGAGATCCCAATTGGCTCACCTGATGGTTACTACAAG AGCCACGCTCCAGATTACCAGTACCATATCACCTACACTGTTGAGCCAATGCTTGAAGTTCTCTGGAGGGCAGATCAAAATAAAGATGACACAAGATACAAAATCTTGTTCCCCATTACAACCCCACCCATGAGTCGCCCTACCCACACTGAAGATC GTACTGTTCCAGAAGCGAGGGAATTCAGCCTTTATGTTGGATCATTTCTCTATGATGTGGAGCTGAGGAACATCACTTTTGCCACTGGAGTCCTTACTGTAGAGGAGAGCAATGCCAGAGGTTTCACTGTTCAACAGCATCTCCTTGCCAATGGAACACTTGTGTTTTCTCTCAAAGTTCCCTTCGATACTGATGTCGTCGCTAAGCAT AACCCAGAGGTCCTGGTAACAACCTACAGCCTCAATGTTGTCTTTGGATTTGTCATTCTGCCTGAGGAAACTCCCTTTTCCCACCCAGTGGCATTGCAGGCATCTCTCCAGGATGTTG TGCTGCCTGAACTCTCTGGCACTTGTGATCAAGACTACTTCTACATCACTGTGAAATATGGCAGCCAGGGGCACAATGCAAATACCATGGTTGGTGGCCTGGACTTGACACCAGAGCTGGCAGAAGACTACAAGTTCAAGAACAACGCCACCCACTTCAGCATTGATGTGCCATATGCAGCTACAGGCTCTGCTTTTGAG CTGATTACTACAAATTCAGTTAGAGCCAGGCTGGATGTGCTGGTGTGGGATCCAGTTACCAATTGGATTCTTTCTGACCTGTTCTTGGCTTGCTACTTCCCCTTGCTGACAACTC GGTGCTACCCCAATGGAACAATCACTGCTCTTGCTGTGAAAGTGGAATCTGTGCCTAACCTTGACCCAAGCTGGCTGACCCTGAAGGACCAGTCCTGCAGACCAGTTTTTAGTAACGATCATTTTGCTCAGTTTATCTTCAGTGCTGACTCCTGTGGAACAACTAGATCA TTCTTTGATCACTACATGCTGTATGAAAATGAGATTGGACTGCACTATGGTGAGAAGGGCATTTCCCACAAATCTCCTGACCCTGAATACAA GCAAACCATCTCCTGCTACTATGTAGTCAATGACACACAAACTATCTCCTTCCACACAAAGTCAAGACTCTATGAGCCAAAGGCAGAGATCGGATCTGGCCAAATGATCACCCAAATGAGGCTAGCAACAG ACTCTTCTTATGAGCACTTTTACGACGCTGAAGACTATCCAGTGGAGAAATATCTGAGGGAGCCTCTTCACTTTGAAGTGGAGTTGGTGCAGTCTAATGATCCCCACTTGGAGCTGATCTTGGATAACTGCTGGGCTACTCTCCAGGAAGACAGGACCTCTCTCCCCAGCTGGGCCATCATTGTGGATGG TTGCGCATACCTTGGTGACAGCTACGCTACTGTCTTCCATCCTGTGTCAGTGGACACCAGAGTTTCTGTCCCATCCCACTACAAGCGTTTCTCAATGAAGATGTTCGCCTTCATTCAGGAGGAGCAGGTTTTAAAGCATGAG GTCTATGTCCACTGTGACTTGGTGATCTGTGACAAAACCAGCCCTGCAGAAGGCATCTGCCAAGGCCAATGTGCTAATCAAGCATTGAGGGGTAcatcaagaaaaatgaaaaggg GACAAAGAAGCACAACTCCATCCCATGAAGAGCACATTTCCTCTGGACCAATTGTATTGAACAATTTTCAATAA
- the zpax1 gene encoding zona pellucida sperm-binding protein 2, with the protein MRKPERIWLWSLMAAVFALGQAWPNAMLGSQPSSGLKTDCVANVMRLTLDEALAVGNQLEVEAINGTQYILLTPSLAAQCGYSMESDPWGNTRIYTSLLGCFVNNKDDMMFSVGLKLKIYRHNPSDVVSHDVAQACSYTRWAPREILCDRNYMEVSMYMAPQAETKGQKEEDSQGNAITDAFEVVNGIWKITFFTPEPMSMVLKEAQQAGYSAMTTSTRLVMRSPYNTAETYSEDVAGVPMEVLRVSIHNKAQDGLKVFNLATACPTGGVLFTGDLISWHVPRRVTPLLDGSIRLVETIMGINGQRLDKAQMAARGYSLSTTDFHIVVEIPIGSPDGYYKSHAPDYQYHITYTVEPMLEVLWRADQNKDDTRYKILFPITTPPMSRPTHTEDRTTPEAREFSLYVGSFLYDVELRNITFATGVLTVEESNARGFTVQQHLLANGTLVFSLKVPFDTDVVAKHNPEVLVTTYSLNVVFGFVILPEETPFSHPVALQASLQDVVLPELSGTCDQDYFYITVKYGSQGHNANTMVGGLDLTPELAEDYKFKNNATHFSIDVPYAATGSAFELITTNSVRARLDVLVWDPVTNWILSDLFLACYFPLLTTRCYPNGTITALAVKVESVPNLDPSWLTLKDQSCRPVFSNDHFAQFIFSADSCGTTRSFFDHYMLYENEIGLHYGEKGISHKSPDPEYKQTISCYYVVNDTQTISFHTKSRLYEPKAEIGSGQMITQMRLATDSSYEHFYDAEDYPVEKYLREPLHFEVELVQSNDPHLELILDNCWATLQEDRTSLPSWAIIVDGCAYLGDSYATVFHPVSVDTRVSVPSHYKRFSMKMFAFIQEEQVLKHEVYVHCDLVICDKTSPAEGICQGQCANQALRGTSRKMKRGQRSTTPSHEEHISSGPIVLNNFQ; encoded by the exons ATGCGGAAACCAGAGAGGAT TTGGCTCTGGAGCTTAATGGCTGCAGTCTTTGCCTTGGGTCAAGCATGGCCAAATGCAATGCTGGGTTCTCAGCCAA GCAGTGGTTTAAAGACAGACTGTGTTGCTAATGTGATGAGGCTGACCCTGGATGAGGCTCTGGCAGTGGGGAACCAGCTTGAAGTAGAAGCAATCA ATGGCACCCAGTACATCTTGCTGACACCCAGTCTAGCTGCTCAGTGTGGCTACAGCATGGAGTCAGACCCCTGGGGTAACACTAGGATCTACACCTCTCTACTTGGTTGCTTTGTAAACAATAAG GATGACATGATGTTCAGTGTTGGTCTGAAACTCAAAATCTACCGCCATAATCCTTCTGATGTGGTTAGCCATGATGTGGCACAGGCCTGCAGCTACACTCGCTGGGCACCCCGAGAGATCCTCTGCGACAGGAACTACATGGAA GTATCAATGTACATGGCTCCCCAAGCTGAAACAAAGGGTCAAAAGGAAGAGGATTCCCAAGGCAACGCAATCACTGAC GCCTTTGAGGTGGTGAATGGCATCTGGAAGATTACCTTTTTCACTCCTGAACCCATGTCAATGGTCTTGAAAGAAGCCCAACAAGCTGGTTACAGTGCCATGACCACATCTACCCGTCTGGTTATGCGAAGTCCTTACAACACAGCTGAGACTTATTCAGAGGAT GTTGCTGGAGTCCCCATGGAAGTATTGAGGGTGAGCATTCACAACAAGGCTCAAGATGGACTGAAGGTCTTCAACTTGGCAACTGCTTGTCCCACAG GTGGTGTCCTGTTCACTGGGGACCTAATCTCTTGGCACGTACCTCGCCGTGTGACTCCTCTGTTGGATGGCAGCATTAGACTTGTGGAAACGATCATGGGAATCAATGGACAGAGGCTGGATAAAGCTCAGATGGCTGCAAGGGGGTACTCTCTGTCTACTACAGACTTCCACATTGTTGTGGAGATCCCAATTGGCTCACCTGATGGTTACTACAAG AGCCACGCTCCAGATTACCAGTACCATATCACCTACACTGTTGAGCCAATGCTTGAAGTTCTCTGGAGGGCAGATCAAAATAAAGATGACACAAGATACAAAATCTTGTTCCCTATTACAACCCCACCCATGAGTCGCCCTACCCACACTGAAGATC gtacCACTCCAGAAGCGAGGGAATTCAGCCTTTATGTTGGCTCATTTCTCTATGATGTGGAGCTGAGGAACATCACATTTGCCACTGGAGTCCTTACTGTAGAGGAGAGCAATGCCAGAGGTTTCACTGTTCAACAACATCTCCTTGCCAATGGAACACTTGTGTTTTCGCTCAAAGTTCCCTTTGATACTGATGTCGTCGCTAAACAT AACCCAGAGGTCCTGGTAACAACCTACAGCCTCAATGTTGTCTTTGGATTTGTCATTCTGCCTGAGGAAACTCCCTTTTCCCACCCAGTGGCATTGCAGGCATCTCTCCAGGATGTTG TGCTGCCTGAACTCTCTGGCACTTGTGATCAAGACTACTTCTACATCACTGTGAAATATGGCAGCCAGGGGCACAATGCAAATACCATGGTTGGTGGCCTGGACTTGACACCAGAGCTGGCAGAAGACTACAAGTTCAAGAACAACGCCACCCACTTCAGCATTGATGTGCCATATGCAGCTACAGGCTCTGCTTTTGAG CTGATTACTACAAATTCAGTTAGAGCCAGGCTGGATGTGCTGGTGTGGGATCCAGTCACCAATTGGATTCTTTCTGACCTGTTCCTGGCTTGCTACTTCCCCTTGCTGACAACTC GGTGCTACCCCAATGGAACAATCACTGCTCTTGCTGTGAAAGTGGAATCTGTGCCTAACCTTGACCCAAGCTGGCTGACCCTGAAGGACCAGTCCTGCAGACCAGTTTTTAGTAACGATCATTTTGCTCAGTTTATCTTCAGTGCTGACTCCTGTGGAACAACTAGATCA TTCTTTGATCACTACATGCTGTATGAAAACGAGATTGGACTGCACTATGGTGAGAAGGGCATTTCCCACAAATCTCCTGACCCTGAATACAA gCAAACCATCTCCTGCTACTATGTGGTCAATGACACACAAACTATCTCCTTCCACACAAAGTCAAGACTCTATGAGCCAAAGGCAGAGATCGGATCTGGCCAAATGATCACCCAAATGAGGCTAGCAACAG actctTCGTATGAGCACTTTTACGATGCTGAAGACTATCCAGTGGAGAAATATCTGAGGGAGCCTCTTCACTTTGAAGTGGAGTTGGTGCAGTCTAATGATCCCCACTTGGAGCTGATCTTGGATAACTGCTGGGCTACTCTCCAGGAAGACAGGACCTCTCTCCCCAGCTGGGCCATCATTGTGGATGG TTGCGCATACCTTGGTGACAGCTACGCTACTGTCTTCCATCCTGTGTCAGTGGACACCAGAGTTTCTGTCCCATCCCACTACAAGCGTTTCTCAATGAAGATGTTCGCCTTCATTCAGGAGGAGCAGGTTTTGAAGCATGAG GTCTATGTCCACTGTGACTTGGTGATCTGTGACAAAACCAGCCCTGCAGAAGGCATCTGCCAAGGCCAATGTGCTAATCAAGCATTGAGGGGTAcatcaagaaaaatgaaaaggg GACAAAGAAGCACAACTCCATCCCATGAAGAGCACATTTCCTCTGGACCAATTGTACTGAACAATTTTCAATAA
- the LOC105930698 gene encoding uncharacterized protein LOC105930698 isoform X1, with amino-acid sequence MGHLLGLGWIFLLIAAGTIEAQKKPSINISTKCLGNIMRVDVGPLGGTLLDVAVIINNTGVGLTPSIAAQCGFSMKSDPFGNALIYVSLQNCFAQNAEDELFTTALQLRLHGSQFGQDEVYRVVETCQYDVWASREVICDYNYMEVSVRRAAPDDFPLPGHSVSSSKPLNSRRAAEKRPMDTGFRATTVVFFTAEGEKPMSVTDAQKSGYGIGITPTRLVLRSPMMAPETYTQKVAGVPMRVFKTSTIFEKKWLATQVDAAAACPLHEGSVFFTQSTITWYLPRQIDPMISSGQFNLLEVHFGINGQRLDAAEMQARDYSISLDDFYVITELPIGGVGGYYKSHIQDDLYYVSYMIEPMIELLWTEDSSHEQTKYKVFFHIATHLIPRPLELIDNTVPGEDMFKMTLGHFAPDVVLMNITFPTGVLSMQDCSARGFNILEHLSPNSSMKVFTLQVPFADPAVLKQAGNGVTVYSLHLTFGLMLVDELVFFSYAASLEAVVKDLAVPPSVSGGCDNSNFYVLVKYGTQGFNFQTMVGKRFMTPSLAQHYNYMENGTHFSFVVPFSSPDVAVEAIESSSIRSRLDVTLNNPETNAQIKEFSVACSFPSTITECFPNGTMTALALKLESVPSLNPSKLTLEDPSCGPVHSNDRYAFFVFTVNSCGTKRKFMSNAMLYENEISLPDEVLTKKGQTSEEPEYHLKVSCVYDINTSQAVAFNTRPRRSEPYAENSKGQLQVVMHLALDDSYSKLQNFEDYPIAKYLQQPLYFEVELLKSANPLVSLELENCWATQQEDRTSQPRWNLIINGCPNPVDPYQVVYHPVWADARVRYPSHFKRFEVQMFAFADGKDDLSTKLFVHCDVVICDTKNPIDGVCGRRCPNAEQRTKG; translated from the exons ATGGGTCATCTTCTTGGATTAGG GTGGATTTTTCTCTTGATAGCTGCTGGAACTATAGAGGCTCAAAAGAAGCCCTCTATAA aTATCAGCACGAAATGCTTGGGGAATATCATGCGTGTGGATGTTGGCCCACTTGGAGGAACCCTTTTGGATGTTGCTGTTATCATAA aTAACACAGGTGTTGGCCTTACACCAAGTATCGCAGCCCAGTGTGGGTTCAGCATGAAGAGTGACCCATTTGGGAATGCCCTGATTTACGTCTCCCTCCAAAactgttttgctcaaaatgcG GAAGATGAATTGTTCACAACAGCACTACAACTTCGCCTGCATGGGAGCCAGTTTGGTCAAGATGAGGTGTATCGTGTGGTTGAAACCTGCCAGTATGACGTCTGGGCCTCCAGAGAAGTCATCTGTGACTACAACTACATGGAA GTGTCTGTAAGACGTGCAGCTCCTGATGACTTTCCCCTGCCTGGCCACTCAGTCTCTAGCTCAAAGCCTTTAAACTCTCGCCGAGCTGCAGAG AAACGTCCTATGGATACCGGCTTCAGAGCCACTACAGTTGTCTTTTTCACGGCAGAGGGAGAAAAGCCTATGAGTGTGACTGACGCACAGAAAAGTGGCTATGGCATTGGAATTACTCCTACTAGGCTAGTCTTGAGAAGTCCAATGATGGCACCAGAAACTTACACACAGAAA GTAGCGGGCGTTCCCATGAGGGTTTTCAAAACTTCAACAATCTTTGAAAAGAAGTGGCTGGCAACTCAAGTTGATGCAGCAGCTGCTTGCCCACTCCATGAGG GTAGCGTCTTCTTCACTCAAAGCACAATCACCTGGTACCTGCCCCGGCAGATCGACCCGATGATCTCATCTGGCCAGTTTAATCTTTTGGAAGTGCACTTTGGCATAAATGGACAACGGCTGGACGCTGCAGAGATGCAGGCCCGTGACTACTCCATATCTCTCGACGACTTCTACGTAATCACTGAACTTCCCATCGGGGGTGTTGGCGGCTACTACAAG AGCCACATTCAAGATGACCTGTACTACGTCTCTTACATGATTGAGCCAATGATTGAACTCCTCTGGACAGAGGATTCCTCTCatgaacaaacaaaatacaaagtCTTCTTTCACATTGCAACACATCTTATACCTCGACCCCTAGAGCTTATTGATA ATACAGTCCCAGGGGAGGATATGTTTAAGATGACGCTGGGCCACTTTGCTCCGGATGTGGTTCTGATGAACATTACCTTCCCAACGGGGGTTCTGTCCATGCAGGACTGCAGCGCCCGAGGCTTTAACATCTTGGAGCACTTGTCCCCAAATAGCAGTATGAAGGTCTTCACGCTTCAAGTGCCATTCGCAGACCCTGCCGTCCTGAAGCAG GCTGGAAATGGTGTAACTGTCTACTCTCTTCACCTGACCTTTGGTTTGATGCTGGTGGATGAGCTCGTATTCTTCTCTTATGCAGCTAGTTTGGAAGCTGTAGTCAAGGACTTGG caGTCCCACCTTCAGTCTCTGGTGGCTGTGATAACAGTAACTTCTATGTCCTGGTGAAATATGGGACCCAAGGCTTCAACTTTCAGACCATGGTGGGAAAGCGATTCATGACCCCTAGTCTGGCCCAGCATTACAACTACATGGAGAACGGGACCCACTTCAGTTTTGTTGTGCCATTTTCATCCCCTGATGTTGCCGTAGAG GCCATTGAATCATCCTCTATCAGGAGCAGGCTTGATGTGACACTAAATAATCCAGAGACAAATGCCCAAATTAAAGAGTTCTCTGTGGCTTGCAGTTTTCCCTCAACAATAACTG AATGCTTTCCAAATGGAACAATGACTGCTTTGGCTCTAAAACTGGAGTCAGTCCCCTCTCTGAACCCCAGCAAGCTCACCCTCGAAGACCCATCCTGTGGCCCAGTCCACAGCAACGATCGCTATGCCTTCTTTGTCTTCACAGTGAATTCATGTGGCACAAAAAGGAAG ttcatgtCCAATGCCATGCTGTATGAAAACGAGATCTCCCTGCCAGATGAAGTTCTAACGAAAAAGGGCCAGACGTCAGAGGAACCGGAGTATCA TTTAAAGGTCTCTTGTGTCTATGACATCAACACAAGTCAGGCTGTGGCCTTTAACACCAGACCTCGCAGGAGTGAGCCTTACGCTGAGAACTCAAAAGGCCAGCTGCAAGTTGTAATGCATCTTGCTTTGG ATGACTCCTACAGCAAGCTTCAGAACTTTGAAGACTACCCCATAGCAAAATATCTACAACAGCCACTGTATTTTGAGGTTGAGCTGCTCAAATCTGCAAACCCTCTGGTGTCCCTGGAGCTGGAAAACTGCTGGGCAACACAGCAAGAGGACAGGACATCCCAGCCCAGATGGAATCTCATCATTAATGG ctgCCCAAACCCAGTTGACCCATACCAGGTAGTCTACCATCCTGTTTGGGCTGATGCCAGGGTTAGGTATCCCTCCCACTTCAAGCGGTTTGAGGTCCAGATGTTTGCCTTTGCTGATGGAAAAGATGACTTGAGTACCAAG CTCTTTGTGCATTGTGACGTTGTGATCTGTGACACAAAGAATCCCATTGATGGAGTCTGTGGTCGGCGATGTCCTAACGCTGAACAAAGGACAAAAG GTTAA
- the LOC105930698 gene encoding uncharacterized protein LOC105930698 isoform X2, which yields MGHLLGLGWIFLLIAAGTIEAQKKPSINISTKCLGNIMRVDVGPLGGTLLDVAVIINNTGVGLTPSIAAQCGFSMKSDPFGNALIYVSLQNCFAQNAEDELFTTALQLRLHGSQFGQDEVYRVVETCQYDVWASREVICDYNYMEVSVRRAAPDDFPLPGHSVSSSKPLNSRRAAEKRPMDTGFRATTVVFFTAEGEKPMSVTDAQKSGYGIGITPTRLVLRSPMMAPETYTQKVAGVPMRVFKTSTIFEKKWLATQVDAAAACPLHEGSVFFTQSTITWYLPRQIDPMISSGQFNLLEVHFGINGQRLDAAEMQARDYSISLDDFYVITELPIGGVGGYYKSHIQDDLYYVSYMIEPMIELLWTEDSSHEQTKYKVFFHIATHLIPRPLELIDNTVPGEDMFKMTLGHFAPDVVLMNITFPTGVLSMQDCSARGFNILEHLSPNSSMKVFTLQVPFADPAVLKQAGNGVTVYSLHLTFGLMLVDELVFFSYAASLEAVVKDLVPPSVSGGCDNSNFYVLVKYGTQGFNFQTMVGKRFMTPSLAQHYNYMENGTHFSFVVPFSSPDVAVEAIESSSIRSRLDVTLNNPETNAQIKEFSVACSFPSTITECFPNGTMTALALKLESVPSLNPSKLTLEDPSCGPVHSNDRYAFFVFTVNSCGTKRKFMSNAMLYENEISLPDEVLTKKGQTSEEPEYHLKVSCVYDINTSQAVAFNTRPRRSEPYAENSKGQLQVVMHLALDDSYSKLQNFEDYPIAKYLQQPLYFEVELLKSANPLVSLELENCWATQQEDRTSQPRWNLIINGCPNPVDPYQVVYHPVWADARVRYPSHFKRFEVQMFAFADGKDDLSTKLFVHCDVVICDTKNPIDGVCGRRCPNAEQRTKG from the exons ATGGGTCATCTTCTTGGATTAGG GTGGATTTTTCTCTTGATAGCTGCTGGAACTATAGAGGCTCAAAAGAAGCCCTCTATAA aTATCAGCACGAAATGCTTGGGGAATATCATGCGTGTGGATGTTGGCCCACTTGGAGGAACCCTTTTGGATGTTGCTGTTATCATAA aTAACACAGGTGTTGGCCTTACACCAAGTATCGCAGCCCAGTGTGGGTTCAGCATGAAGAGTGACCCATTTGGGAATGCCCTGATTTACGTCTCCCTCCAAAactgttttgctcaaaatgcG GAAGATGAATTGTTCACAACAGCACTACAACTTCGCCTGCATGGGAGCCAGTTTGGTCAAGATGAGGTGTATCGTGTGGTTGAAACCTGCCAGTATGACGTCTGGGCCTCCAGAGAAGTCATCTGTGACTACAACTACATGGAA GTGTCTGTAAGACGTGCAGCTCCTGATGACTTTCCCCTGCCTGGCCACTCAGTCTCTAGCTCAAAGCCTTTAAACTCTCGCCGAGCTGCAGAG AAACGTCCTATGGATACCGGCTTCAGAGCCACTACAGTTGTCTTTTTCACGGCAGAGGGAGAAAAGCCTATGAGTGTGACTGACGCACAGAAAAGTGGCTATGGCATTGGAATTACTCCTACTAGGCTAGTCTTGAGAAGTCCAATGATGGCACCAGAAACTTACACACAGAAA GTAGCGGGCGTTCCCATGAGGGTTTTCAAAACTTCAACAATCTTTGAAAAGAAGTGGCTGGCAACTCAAGTTGATGCAGCAGCTGCTTGCCCACTCCATGAGG GTAGCGTCTTCTTCACTCAAAGCACAATCACCTGGTACCTGCCCCGGCAGATCGACCCGATGATCTCATCTGGCCAGTTTAATCTTTTGGAAGTGCACTTTGGCATAAATGGACAACGGCTGGACGCTGCAGAGATGCAGGCCCGTGACTACTCCATATCTCTCGACGACTTCTACGTAATCACTGAACTTCCCATCGGGGGTGTTGGCGGCTACTACAAG AGCCACATTCAAGATGACCTGTACTACGTCTCTTACATGATTGAGCCAATGATTGAACTCCTCTGGACAGAGGATTCCTCTCatgaacaaacaaaatacaaagtCTTCTTTCACATTGCAACACATCTTATACCTCGACCCCTAGAGCTTATTGATA ATACAGTCCCAGGGGAGGATATGTTTAAGATGACGCTGGGCCACTTTGCTCCGGATGTGGTTCTGATGAACATTACCTTCCCAACGGGGGTTCTGTCCATGCAGGACTGCAGCGCCCGAGGCTTTAACATCTTGGAGCACTTGTCCCCAAATAGCAGTATGAAGGTCTTCACGCTTCAAGTGCCATTCGCAGACCCTGCCGTCCTGAAGCAG GCTGGAAATGGTGTAACTGTCTACTCTCTTCACCTGACCTTTGGTTTGATGCTGGTGGATGAGCTCGTATTCTTCTCTTATGCAGCTAGTTTGGAAGCTGTAGTCAAGGACTTGG TCCCACCTTCAGTCTCTGGTGGCTGTGATAACAGTAACTTCTATGTCCTGGTGAAATATGGGACCCAAGGCTTCAACTTTCAGACCATGGTGGGAAAGCGATTCATGACCCCTAGTCTGGCCCAGCATTACAACTACATGGAGAACGGGACCCACTTCAGTTTTGTTGTGCCATTTTCATCCCCTGATGTTGCCGTAGAG GCCATTGAATCATCCTCTATCAGGAGCAGGCTTGATGTGACACTAAATAATCCAGAGACAAATGCCCAAATTAAAGAGTTCTCTGTGGCTTGCAGTTTTCCCTCAACAATAACTG AATGCTTTCCAAATGGAACAATGACTGCTTTGGCTCTAAAACTGGAGTCAGTCCCCTCTCTGAACCCCAGCAAGCTCACCCTCGAAGACCCATCCTGTGGCCCAGTCCACAGCAACGATCGCTATGCCTTCTTTGTCTTCACAGTGAATTCATGTGGCACAAAAAGGAAG ttcatgtCCAATGCCATGCTGTATGAAAACGAGATCTCCCTGCCAGATGAAGTTCTAACGAAAAAGGGCCAGACGTCAGAGGAACCGGAGTATCA TTTAAAGGTCTCTTGTGTCTATGACATCAACACAAGTCAGGCTGTGGCCTTTAACACCAGACCTCGCAGGAGTGAGCCTTACGCTGAGAACTCAAAAGGCCAGCTGCAAGTTGTAATGCATCTTGCTTTGG ATGACTCCTACAGCAAGCTTCAGAACTTTGAAGACTACCCCATAGCAAAATATCTACAACAGCCACTGTATTTTGAGGTTGAGCTGCTCAAATCTGCAAACCCTCTGGTGTCCCTGGAGCTGGAAAACTGCTGGGCAACACAGCAAGAGGACAGGACATCCCAGCCCAGATGGAATCTCATCATTAATGG ctgCCCAAACCCAGTTGACCCATACCAGGTAGTCTACCATCCTGTTTGGGCTGATGCCAGGGTTAGGTATCCCTCCCACTTCAAGCGGTTTGAGGTCCAGATGTTTGCCTTTGCTGATGGAAAAGATGACTTGAGTACCAAG CTCTTTGTGCATTGTGACGTTGTGATCTGTGACACAAAGAATCCCATTGATGGAGTCTGTGGTCGGCGATGTCCTAACGCTGAACAAAGGACAAAAG GTTAA